Below is a genomic region from Candidatus Rokuibacteriota bacterium.
CTGCGGGTCAGTGAGGACCGCTCGAAACACGCTTCTCCCTCGAGCCCCAGCAGGAACGTCCAGAAGCTCAGCGTCTTCCGCGATAGCGTGCGCACTCCCCGTTCCCGCAGGAAGTCCTTGATGCGCTCGCTCCCGTAAGTCTGGAGAGCCCAACGGGCGGCCGCCAGCGTCCCGTACTCGAGGATCCGTTCTAGGACGAACGGAGCGTGGGCCTGAATGTCAACGGTCTCGGGGCGGCAGTCCCAGAAGAGATGACGAACGTCGGGAGGCAGGTCCACTGTGCTTTGACTATACCACACGCGGGAGATGCGCGTCGCCCAAGAACTCCCTCGCGAGCTGCTCGGTGCGCTCGACATAGTAGGGGACGCGCAAGGCTGTGAACAGCTCATGAGCCTCCTTGAGGTGAGTCCTGACTGCCTCACGGTTTCCCTGGGCGTGGGCGAGCGCGGCGAAGTCTAGATGGGTGCGTGCTACCAGGTACCGCGCATGGATCGACGTAAAGGTTTGGAGAGCCTCTTTGAGATGAGACTCTGCCTCCGAGGAGAAGCCCCTTGCCTGCGCGATCCGTCCAAGACTCCGTTGCGCCCATCCGACTGCGGCCCAGTACTTCGTGGCCTCCGCGAGTTCCAAGCCCTGGCTCACCAGGTCTCGCGCTCTCTCGGTTTGCCCGGTCAAGAGATAGGCTTCGCCGAGCGTGGCCATGAACCAGCCCTGGACAGCATAGCGCTTAAAGTGGCTCACTTGGCGGACCGATTGCTCCAGCAGCAGAACCGCCTGGGCGGCGTCTCCCTTCTCCAAATAGGCGAGGCCCAAGCAACCCAAGGATTCGGCGGTGTTGAAAGGATCCGGCGCGCACTGCAGGGCTCGCTGACACGCCTCGATCCCCGCTTCCCATTCACCGCTCAGCACGTGGATCAAGCCGATCAGCCTTGTAACGGGGGACTCGACACGGGGATCCCCGTTAGCTTCGGCAATTGCGCGCGCTCTAGCCAAAACCTCCAGGACCAGATCAAACTCTCCCAGGAGAAAATGGTTCCAGCCCAGGACCCAGTGAGCTGCGCCCAGCCACGACTGCTCTTCTGTCCGCTCCAGAAAGGAAACGGCCTCTCGGCCGTAGTCGAGTCCCTGACGGAACTGCCCTGACCAGACACTCGCAAAGGCCAGCACGTAGGAGGCCTTCCCCATCGTGACCTGATCACCACATTGCCTCGCCTCCTCCATCGCTCGATGGGCGCTTTGAACGGTCGGCTCTTGATCGTCCAGGAAGGTATACGTGTTGGCGAGCAGGAGGTAATAGCGGCTGGTCACGAAGGGATTCTGGAGCCGCTCGACGCGTTCCTTTTGCTGGAGCAGCAGGTCTATGGCTTCCGCAAGGCGGCCCAACGACGAGAGCGAGCGTGCCAGACGGGGCACGATGTCCAGGAGGTGAGCATCCCGCTGTTCGGCCGGCAGCCGCTCCACATGAGCAAGAGCCCCCTGGAGAGCCGTGACAGCTTCGGCATGGGCGAACTTCCGCGCCGCCTGCCGGGCGAACCGAGTCAGGTACTCCACGGCCTTGGTGGACTCGTTAGTCTTC
It encodes:
- a CDS encoding tetratricopeptide repeat protein, with the protein product LPHGPTVPDTIHGVITARIDRLPEETKRVLQAASVLGREVSLRLLNATWEGSGIPSALTVENHLSELKRMEFLYEQSWAAEPGYVFKHALTQEVAYESLLTARRQVLHAAAGQALERLYEERLEQVYDRLAYHYSKTNESTKAVEYLTRFARQAARKFAHAEAVTALQGALAHVERLPAEQRDAHLLDIVPRLARSLSSLGRLAEAIDLLLQQKERVERLQNPFVTSRYYLLLANTYTFLDDQEPTVQSAHRAMEEARQCGDQVTMGKASYVLAFASVWSGQFRQGLDYGREAVSFLERTEEQSWLGAAHWVLGWNHFLLGEFDLVLEVLARARAIAEANGDPRVESPVTRLIGLIHVLSGEWEAGIEACQRALQCAPDPFNTAESLGCLGLAYLEKGDAAQAVLLLEQSVRQVSHFKRYAVQGWFMATLGEAYLLTGQTERARDLVSQGLELAEATKYWAAVGWAQRSLGRIAQARGFSSEAESHLKEALQTFTSIHARYLVARTHLDFAALAHAQGNREAVRTHLKEAHELFTALRVPYYVERTEQLAREFLGDAHLPRVV